From Sphingomonas hengshuiensis, one genomic window encodes:
- a CDS encoding AcvB/VirJ family lysyl-phosphatidylglycerol hydrolase, translating to MTLSSPFPRPHRRWLPRSWRGRIAAAVLLVVALLLGLYAAAGFFDRDPIRLFAADRARSDVAAVYFSGDMGLRFGMGRYVADGLAKSGVPVLGISSSTAFATHHSRAQTDAIVADAIRQTLQRTGAKRIVVLGQSFGADIVRVGLAHLPQDLRGKVAAAVLVVPGQNAYFRADPSGLAYRGAPDATAAEAPLLGWLPLTCIRGATETDSLCPALTLPNVRRITLAGGHFLRSDHALLVQTILRSLGTTLSPMGSR from the coding sequence ATGACGCTCTCCTCTCCCTTCCCCCGCCCGCACCGCCGCTGGCTGCCCCGCAGCTGGCGCGGGCGCATCGCCGCCGCCGTGCTCCTGGTCGTCGCGCTGCTGCTCGGCCTCTATGCCGCTGCCGGCTTCTTCGATCGCGATCCGATCCGCCTGTTCGCGGCGGATCGTGCGCGCAGCGACGTGGCGGCGGTCTATTTCTCGGGCGACATGGGGCTGCGCTTCGGCATGGGCCGCTATGTCGCCGATGGGCTGGCCAAGTCGGGGGTGCCGGTGCTCGGCATCTCGTCGTCGACGGCATTCGCGACGCATCACAGCCGCGCTCAGACCGACGCGATCGTCGCCGATGCGATCCGCCAGACGCTGCAACGGACGGGGGCCAAGCGCATCGTCGTGCTCGGCCAGTCGTTCGGCGCCGACATCGTCCGCGTCGGGCTGGCGCATCTGCCGCAGGATCTGCGCGGCAAGGTTGCCGCTGCGGTGCTCGTCGTGCCGGGGCAGAATGCCTATTTCCGCGCCGATCCCTCGGGCCTCGCCTATCGCGGCGCCCCCGATGCGACCGCCGCCGAAGCGCCCTTGCTCGGCTGGCTGCCGCTCACCTGCATCCGCGGCGCGACCGAGACCGACAGCCTGTGCCCCGCGCTGACGCTGCCCAATGTCCGGCGGATCACGCTGGCGGGCGGGCATTTCCTGCGCAGCGACCATGCGCTGCTCGTCCAGACGATCCTGCGCTCGCTCGGCACCACGCTTTCGCCGATGGGGAGCCGCTGA